One stretch of Chlamydia abortus DNA includes these proteins:
- the dnaG gene encoding DNA primase, with protein sequence MYTEESLDNLRHSIDIIEVLSEHLHLKRSGGTYKACCPFHVEKTPSFIVNPTGAYYHCFGCGAHGDAISFLMNHLGYSFSEAVLTLSKKFHVDLVIKMKDVQSPFATGAKDELRQINAEAEKLFRFCLYQLAEGREALQYLYRRGFSPDTVGCFHLGYAPEQTLFVHAMREKNISEKQLEDAGFIGNKWFLFSRRIIFPIHDSLGHTIGFSSRKFLENTRGSKYVNTPETIIFKKSRALFGLHLSRRRIAKEKRVILVEGQVDCLQMIDSGFNCTLAAQGTSFTEDHVKELSKLGVLKAYLLFDGDDAGIKAAVRVGDMCQMAGIAAMVCRLPQGEDPDSFLMHKGARPLGELLDQSEDYLTFLISQKMRVYPNFSPREKALVIEETITQIKKWGNPIVVYEHLKQLASLMMIPESMVFSLAKLESGMTPAKSSLVNKEKLPKIHSDVIIETDVLRCMLFCKTHQTCIPHTAKHYFTAMDFKHPECRKLFSHLIAYYEKHQSNLPFDEALSLLEDRVIIELLIKRRMNTDCLETVFVQSLQKLADRQWKEQCHPLSRQSKSAHEEKLSILEDYVRLRKDRVVITLLEPQAC encoded by the coding sequence ATGTACACGGAAGAAAGTTTAGATAATCTTAGACACAGCATTGATATTATCGAAGTGCTTTCGGAACACCTCCATTTAAAAAGAAGTGGGGGTACCTATAAAGCGTGTTGTCCTTTTCATGTTGAGAAAACCCCCTCGTTTATTGTTAATCCCACAGGTGCATATTATCACTGTTTTGGCTGCGGAGCTCATGGCGATGCCATTAGCTTTTTAATGAATCATCTTGGGTATTCATTTAGTGAAGCTGTTCTCACCTTATCAAAGAAGTTCCATGTTGACCTTGTGATTAAGATGAAAGATGTCCAATCACCGTTTGCTACAGGGGCTAAGGACGAATTGCGACAGATTAACGCTGAGGCAGAAAAACTATTTCGTTTTTGTTTGTATCAGCTTGCTGAGGGTAGGGAGGCTTTACAATATTTATATCGTCGAGGATTTTCTCCTGATACAGTAGGGTGTTTTCATTTAGGCTATGCGCCTGAACAAACTCTATTTGTTCACGCCATGCGAGAAAAAAATATTTCAGAAAAACAACTGGAAGATGCAGGTTTTATAGGGAATAAATGGTTTTTATTTTCTCGTAGAATCATCTTTCCTATACACGATTCTCTAGGGCATACTATTGGTTTTTCATCAAGAAAATTTTTGGAAAACACACGGGGGAGTAAGTATGTTAATACTCCTGAGACAATAATCTTTAAGAAATCCCGAGCTCTTTTCGGACTCCATCTATCACGAAGAAGAATCGCAAAAGAAAAACGCGTGATTTTAGTTGAAGGGCAAGTGGATTGCTTGCAAATGATAGACTCGGGATTTAATTGTACTTTGGCTGCCCAGGGCACTTCATTTACTGAAGATCACGTAAAAGAGTTAAGTAAACTAGGAGTGCTTAAAGCATATTTACTTTTTGATGGTGATGATGCTGGCATCAAAGCAGCCGTACGCGTTGGCGATATGTGTCAGATGGCGGGCATTGCTGCTATGGTATGCCGTCTACCTCAAGGAGAAGACCCGGATTCTTTTTTGATGCATAAGGGAGCCCGGCCTCTTGGAGAATTATTAGATCAAAGTGAAGATTATCTGACTTTTCTTATCAGTCAAAAAATGCGCGTGTATCCGAATTTCTCTCCAAGAGAAAAGGCTCTAGTCATTGAGGAGACGATCACACAAATTAAAAAATGGGGGAACCCCATTGTTGTTTATGAACATCTCAAGCAATTAGCTTCTTTAATGATGATTCCCGAAAGTATGGTATTTTCTCTAGCGAAACTAGAATCGGGGATGACACCCGCGAAATCTTCTTTAGTGAATAAAGAGAAATTACCGAAAATTCATTCGGATGTGATTATTGAAACAGATGTTTTGCGCTGTATGTTATTTTGTAAAACCCACCAAACTTGTATCCCACATACAGCGAAACATTACTTCACAGCTATGGATTTCAAACATCCGGAATGTAGGAAACTATTTTCTCATCTCATTGCCTATTACGAAAAACACCAAAGCAATCTTCCTTTTGACGAAGCTCTCTCCTTATTAGAAGATCGGGTCATTATAGAATTACTCATCAAACGTCGTATGAATACCGATTGCCTCGAAACAGTGTTTGTACAATCTTTACAAAAGCTCGCAGATCGCCAATGGAAAGAGCAATGCCACCCCTTATCAAGGCAATCGAAAAGTGCTCACGAAGAAAAGCTGTCCATTCTAGAGGATTACGTTCGTCTACGTAAAGATAGAGTCGTCATTACTCTGTTAGAGCCACAGGCATGTTAG